One Methanobrevibacter sp. DNA segment encodes these proteins:
- the cbiD gene encoding cobalt-precorrin-5B (C(1))-methyltransferase CbiD has product MTNDNYTGVTTGTIATACSLAALDVLLDSEDIVCVKVETPKKTLDIIIDDCKKLSNFKAQASAHKNPYNDPDVTVNLEIIATVELIEKSVEESNIIITGGEGVGKITKPGLQIPVGDYAINPVPRRMIVKNLQDKVPEGKVAKVTISIPEGKEIARKTMNPKLGIVGGISVLGTTGIARSMSSDAYKNSMVTQIDVALASGIDDLIFVPGNIGEKLALKKLNVSKENIIQTGNFVGFMFEEAEKRGICNFTYFGHMGKLIKVAGGIFDTKHAVADGRREIMVTHAALCGADKQTLQRLYDSKTTDDMMDILNETNISFEVSNSIASAIHERCLQRFDLDLNVILVDMEGNYLNNNFKR; this is encoded by the coding sequence ATGACTAATGATAATTATACTGGGGTAACAACAGGAACCATTGCTACGGCTTGTTCTCTTGCGGCACTTGATGTCCTTTTGGATTCTGAAGACATTGTATGTGTTAAGGTCGAAACTCCTAAAAAAACTTTGGATATTATTATTGATGACTGCAAGAAATTATCTAATTTTAAAGCACAGGCCAGCGCTCATAAAAATCCTTATAATGATCCTGACGTTACTGTTAACCTTGAGATAATTGCAACTGTTGAACTGATTGAGAAATCTGTTGAAGAGTCCAATATAATTATCACAGGCGGTGAAGGTGTTGGAAAAATCACAAAGCCAGGTCTTCAGATTCCTGTTGGAGATTATGCTATCAATCCTGTGCCAAGACGTATGATTGTTAAAAATTTACAGGATAAAGTTCCTGAAGGCAAGGTGGCTAAAGTCACAATTTCTATTCCCGAAGGCAAAGAAATTGCCAGAAAGACAATGAACCCTAAATTAGGCATTGTCGGAGGAATATCCGTTCTTGGAACAACAGGAATTGCAAGGTCCATGTCCAGTGATGCATATAAAAATTCAATGGTTACACAAATCGATGTTGCTCTTGCATCCGGAATTGATGACCTGATTTTTGTTCCGGGCAATATAGGCGAAAAATTAGCCTTAAAAAAGCTCAACGTTTCAAAAGAGAATATAATTCAAACCGGAAATTTTGTAGGGTTCATGTTTGAAGAAGCTGAAAAAAGAGGAATATGCAATTTCACTTACTTTGGACATATGGGTAAACTAATCAAGGTCGCCGGAGGAATATTCGATACAAAACACGCTGTTGCTGACGGAAGGCGTGAAATAATGGTTACTCATGCCGCCCTTTGCGGAGCGGATAAACAAACACTGCAAAGGTTATATGATTCAAAAACAACAGATGACATGATGGATATTCTGAATGAAACCAATATCTCTTTTGAGGTTTCAAACAGTATTGCCTCTGCAATTCATGAAAGATGCCTGCAGCGTTTTGATTTAGATTTAAATGTCATTTTAGTGGACATGGAAGGAAATTATTTAAACAATAACTTTAAAAGATAA
- a CDS encoding thioredoxin family protein, with amino-acid sequence MAIKVEVFSTNSCPHCPAAIDAAQVAKDKLGDSIDVEVLKIDESNENREKAINYQIMAVPTIVIDGEVTFVGAPSDDELISALESKL; translated from the coding sequence ATGGCAATTAAAGTAGAAGTATTTTCAACTAACTCATGTCCTCATTGTCCTGCAGCAATTGATGCTGCTCAAGTAGCAAAAGATAAATTAGGCGATTCTATTGATGTTGAAGTATTAAAAATTGATGAAAGCAACGAAAATAGGGAAAAAGCAATCAATTATCAAATCATGGCTGTACCTACAATTGTAATTGACGGTGAAGTTACTTTTGTCGGAGCACCAAGTGATGATGAGCTCATTTCTGCATTAGAATCTAAATTATAG
- a CDS encoding DEAD/DEAH box helicase yields the protein MIKMESLPTEIKTIINSAYPYIKDFNPAQKAVIESGYLDDSSNYIICIPTASGKTVLGVLPALKTILNGGKAVYAAPLLSIQNEKVKEFKAFEEHGIKVGKHPSSADLSVMVFESFDALTRFSWDNLRDVDTLIIDEFHMIGEFTRGPTLEAAITRAKIINPSMRIIALSATLRNIEEIEGWLEGTCVEHDYRPVPLNKEVLDAEMFNTKNKNDVIVKVIEKAIKDKSQALAFVSTRRFTESLATYVSGKINKKINVEQRKRFKEVAEKLLEVPKKKGSLPTTTCVKLAEAAEKGVAFHHAGLFNEQKEIIEDEFRKGNILMITATPSLMYGVNLPSKTVVIRDHTRWTSNGPQPIPVFDYEQMSGRAGRPQYDDVGYSYLVAKTMDEAQNLQEYYVEGEIELTNSKLIDNKDAIYRQIIAQIASTLSKDLEDLTDFFGKTLYGYQMSNNPSMALFAEDSLRFELESALEFLLHNGIIRATPEGLKTTDFGNLIAKSNYSVETAVKIKEYISTMNEMNTEEFIYALSETPDLPLISFKGRKSKDPVRDKLSEVGLFAVDIGNPEATTVSLIEWVNERNEYEIENKYNVYSASTRRSAYEASRLVRFAKNTSEVLGNYSNLRDFDILSARLYYGVKNDIIPLVVGVKRLGRKRARNIVKIFGNDLSGVSEKELQQIEGIGPKLAEKIRLFVEN from the coding sequence ATGATTAAAATGGAGTCTTTACCAACAGAAATTAAAACAATAATTAACAGCGCATATCCCTACATTAAAGATTTCAATCCTGCGCAAAAAGCAGTAATTGAATCCGGATATCTGGATGATTCATCAAATTATATTATTTGTATACCTACTGCCAGTGGAAAAACAGTATTGGGAGTTTTACCTGCTTTAAAAACAATTCTAAATGGAGGAAAAGCAGTTTATGCAGCGCCTCTTCTTTCAATACAGAACGAGAAAGTAAAAGAATTTAAAGCATTTGAAGAACACGGAATCAAAGTGGGCAAACATCCTTCCAGTGCAGATTTATCAGTGATGGTTTTTGAATCATTTGATGCACTAACACGTTTTTCATGGGACAATTTGCGCGATGTAGATACCTTAATCATAGATGAGTTTCATATGATCGGCGAGTTTACACGTGGACCAACACTTGAAGCGGCAATAACACGTGCAAAAATCATAAACCCGTCAATGAGAATAATTGCCCTTTCTGCAACCTTAAGAAATATAGAGGAAATTGAAGGATGGCTTGAAGGAACCTGCGTAGAACATGACTACAGACCTGTGCCATTGAATAAGGAAGTGCTAGACGCTGAAATGTTCAATACCAAAAATAAAAATGATGTTATTGTAAAAGTAATCGAAAAGGCAATAAAAGACAAATCACAAGCATTGGCATTTGTATCCACAAGAAGATTTACCGAAAGTCTGGCGACTTACGTTTCAGGCAAAATCAATAAAAAAATCAATGTGGAACAAAGAAAAAGATTCAAGGAAGTTGCTGAGAAGCTTCTAGAAGTTCCTAAAAAGAAGGGGTCACTTCCAACAACAACCTGTGTTAAACTGGCCGAAGCGGCTGAAAAAGGGGTTGCATTCCACCATGCAGGATTATTCAATGAACAGAAAGAAATCATTGAAGATGAATTCAGAAAAGGAAATATCCTGATGATTACCGCAACACCAAGCTTAATGTACGGTGTAAATTTACCGTCAAAAACTGTTGTAATCAGAGACCATACACGCTGGACAAGCAATGGTCCTCAACCGATTCCTGTTTTTGATTATGAACAGATGTCAGGAAGAGCCGGAAGACCACAATATGATGATGTAGGATATTCATATCTCGTTGCCAAAACCATGGATGAAGCTCAAAACCTGCAGGAATATTATGTTGAGGGTGAAATCGAGCTTACCAATTCCAAATTAATCGACAATAAAGACGCAATTTATAGACAGATCATAGCGCAGATTGCATCCACACTTTCAAAAGATTTAGAAGATTTAACTGACTTTTTTGGAAAAACACTCTACGGATACCAAATGAGCAACAACCCGTCAATGGCATTGTTTGCAGAGGACAGCTTAAGATTTGAACTTGAAAGTGCACTGGAATTCCTACTCCACAATGGAATAATCAGAGCAACACCTGAAGGTCTTAAGACTACTGATTTCGGTAATCTAATAGCTAAATCCAATTACTCCGTTGAAACAGCAGTGAAAATCAAAGAGTACATTTCAACAATGAACGAAATGAATACTGAAGAATTTATATATGCACTGTCTGAAACTCCTGATTTGCCTTTAATATCATTTAAAGGAAGGAAATCAAAAGATCCTGTCAGGGACAAGTTGTCAGAAGTCGGATTATTTGCAGTGGATATTGGTAATCCTGAAGCTACAACCGTTTCACTTATTGAATGGGTCAATGAGAGAAACGAATATGAAATTGAAAACAAGTATAATGTCTATTCCGCTTCAACAAGGCGTTCAGCTTATGAAGCATCCAGACTCGTGAGATTTGCCAAAAATACTTCCGAAGTGTTGGGAAACTATTCCAACCTCAGGGACTTTGACATATTGTCTGCAAGACTGTATTATGGTGTTAAAAATGACATTATCCCATTGGTTGTAGGTGTTAAAAGGTTAGGTAGAAAAAGAGCCAGAAACATTGTCAAAATTTTCGGCAATGATTTAAGTGGAGTTTCTGAAAAAGAGCTGCAGCAAATCGAAGGAATAGGGCCTAAACTTGCTGAAAAAATAAGATTATTTGTAGAAAACTAG